The proteins below are encoded in one region of Listeria swaminathanii:
- a CDS encoding tRNA1(Val) (adenine(37)-N6)-methyltransferase: MEKLKLIGDERLDYLLAENLRIIQSPSVFSFSIDAVLLAKFSYLPIRKGKIIDLCSGNGIIPLLLSTRTEAQIVGVEIQARLADMAKRSIAYNQLEAQIEMIEYDLNKITDLIPKERADIVTCNPPYFATPETSLKNSNEHFRIARHEVMCTLEDTIRVAASLLKQGGKANFVHRPERLLDIIDLMRKYRLEPKRIQFVYPRLDREANTVLVEGIKDGKPGVKYVSPVIVYDEMGEYTPVIKEILYGESE, translated from the coding sequence TTGGAAAAACTCAAATTAATAGGCGACGAAAGACTAGATTATTTACTAGCAGAAAATTTGCGAATTATTCAAAGTCCATCGGTATTTTCTTTCTCGATAGATGCGGTTCTCCTTGCGAAATTCAGTTATCTACCAATTCGAAAAGGGAAAATAATTGATTTGTGTAGCGGGAATGGGATTATTCCGTTATTACTCAGCACGCGAACAGAAGCGCAAATAGTTGGCGTTGAAATCCAAGCGCGACTTGCAGATATGGCGAAAAGAAGCATTGCCTATAATCAATTAGAAGCGCAAATTGAGATGATCGAATACGATTTAAACAAAATCACTGACCTTATTCCAAAAGAGCGCGCAGATATTGTCACTTGCAATCCACCATATTTCGCAACGCCGGAAACCAGTTTGAAAAATAGCAATGAACATTTTCGGATTGCTCGTCATGAAGTAATGTGTACGCTAGAAGATACCATTCGTGTTGCGGCCAGCCTTTTAAAACAAGGTGGAAAAGCCAATTTTGTGCATCGGCCAGAACGATTGTTAGATATTATTGATTTAATGCGGAAATATCGCCTAGAACCAAAACGGATCCAATTCGTGTATCCGCGACTTGATAGAGAAGCTAACACGGTGCTTGTAGAAGGAATCAAAGACGGCAAACCTGGTGTGAAATATGTTTCACCTGTTATCGTATATGACGAAATGGGCGAGTATACACCAGTAATTAAGGAGATTTTATATGGCGAAAGCGAGTGA
- the yabA gene encoding DNA replication initiation control protein YabA, with the protein MDKKAIFDSVSNMEERIGELYQQLGDLKTNLGEMLEENNRLNLENEHLRRRLSLTDEAAPEPKAETEAEHGVMAPNRKEAMQQMIELGEGYDNLVQLYKEGFHVCNVHFGSPRGNDEDCLFCLSLLNKK; encoded by the coding sequence TTGGATAAAAAAGCTATTTTTGACTCAGTCAGTAATATGGAGGAGCGAATTGGCGAATTGTATCAGCAACTTGGAGATCTAAAGACAAACTTAGGCGAAATGTTGGAAGAAAATAACCGATTAAACCTTGAAAACGAACATTTGCGACGCAGACTTTCCTTGACGGATGAAGCCGCACCAGAACCTAAAGCCGAAACAGAGGCAGAGCATGGTGTAATGGCGCCTAACCGAAAAGAAGCGATGCAGCAAATGATTGAACTTGGGGAAGGTTATGACAATCTTGTCCAACTTTACAAGGAAGGGTTTCATGTTTGCAATGTACATTTCGGCAGCCCGCGTGGCAATGATGAAGATTGTTTATTTTGCTTATCCTTGCTCAATAAAAAATAA
- a CDS encoding PSP1 domain-containing protein, whose protein sequence is MLKIVGVRFKDVGKIYYFSPGELEITENQGVIVENAQGIEFGKTVIEPRYVDEEDVVLPLKKVLRVATEADYKCVAENGDSCQKAFLLCDEKIRERELEMSLVDVDYTFDRNKIIFYFTAEGRVDFRELVKDLASVFRTRIELRQIGVRDEAKLLGGIGPCGRMLCCSTFLGDFEPVSIKMAKDQNLSLNPTKISGLCGRLMCCLKYENDEYEQAKREMPDVGVKVKTPEGAEARVSGINLLSRILQVSLPEEETVIEYELDELRPFNEFLKQPAKS, encoded by the coding sequence ATGCTTAAAATTGTAGGCGTCCGTTTTAAAGACGTTGGTAAAATATATTATTTCTCACCTGGCGAACTGGAAATCACAGAAAACCAAGGTGTTATTGTTGAAAATGCACAAGGAATTGAATTTGGTAAAACGGTTATTGAGCCGCGCTACGTGGACGAAGAAGATGTTGTTTTACCACTTAAAAAAGTACTCCGTGTTGCAACCGAGGCGGATTATAAGTGCGTTGCTGAAAATGGCGATTCTTGTCAGAAAGCCTTTTTATTATGTGACGAAAAAATCCGTGAGCGCGAACTTGAAATGAGTTTGGTTGATGTCGATTATACATTTGACCGTAATAAAATCATTTTCTACTTTACAGCAGAAGGTCGCGTCGATTTCCGGGAGCTCGTGAAAGATTTAGCGTCCGTTTTCCGGACTCGCATCGAACTGCGCCAAATTGGTGTGCGTGACGAAGCGAAATTGCTTGGTGGGATTGGCCCATGTGGTCGTATGCTTTGTTGTTCCACTTTCCTAGGCGATTTCGAACCCGTTTCCATCAAAATGGCTAAAGACCAAAACTTGTCCCTTAACCCGACGAAAATTTCTGGCTTATGTGGACGCTTAATGTGTTGTTTGAAATATGAGAATGATGAATATGAGCAAGCAAAACGTGAAATGCCTGACGTTGGTGTGAAAGTAAAAACTCCGGAAGGCGCAGAAGCACGTGTTTCGGGAATCAACTTGCTTTCTAGAATCTTACAAGTGAGTTTGCCCGAAGAAGAGACGGTTATAGAATACGAATTGGACGAGTTACGCCCATTCAACGAATTTCTAAAACAACCGGCAAAGTCTTGA
- the holB gene encoding DNA polymerase III subunit delta': MGLQDELTVMQPVVMKIFSKSVRENRLSHGYLFEGSSGTGKKRTALWLAQSLFCLESTETELACGKCANCTRIASHNHPDVHLLEPDGASIKIDQVRALKQELSKRGMESDQKVVIIYDADKMTVQSANSLLKFIEEPEGGLLLLFLTTNPGQILPTIQSRLQPVTFKSLTFDSLLASLTAAGISEQKARIYASITGSVEEVKAFEESEWFGEARNVVIKLYEGIHHQGTSPLIIIQESWMPLFKEKDKMALGLELLLLLYRDRLHLTLDENYEPICTAQKEMLGQDALRKSLSETTGEIEKILAAKSKLDSNMNTQLLMEQLVLEIQGR, translated from the coding sequence GTGGGATTACAGGATGAACTTACAGTGATGCAACCAGTGGTCATGAAGATTTTTTCAAAAAGTGTCCGCGAAAATCGATTATCTCACGGCTATTTATTCGAAGGATCAAGTGGTACAGGGAAGAAACGCACAGCACTTTGGTTAGCTCAGAGCCTTTTTTGTTTAGAAAGCACTGAAACCGAGCTTGCATGTGGAAAATGTGCCAATTGTACGAGGATAGCGAGTCATAATCATCCGGATGTTCATTTGCTAGAGCCAGATGGAGCTAGTATTAAGATTGATCAGGTTCGCGCGCTAAAACAAGAATTAAGTAAACGCGGGATGGAATCAGATCAAAAGGTAGTTATCATTTACGATGCAGATAAAATGACTGTTCAATCAGCCAATAGCCTGCTGAAATTTATAGAAGAACCAGAAGGCGGTTTGTTATTATTATTTTTAACAACAAATCCCGGGCAAATTTTGCCAACGATTCAATCAAGATTACAACCAGTCACATTTAAATCACTGACTTTTGATAGTCTACTCGCTTCACTTACAGCAGCTGGCATTTCCGAACAAAAAGCGCGGATTTATGCTAGTATTACTGGAAGTGTGGAAGAAGTGAAGGCTTTTGAAGAGAGTGAGTGGTTTGGTGAGGCAAGAAATGTTGTTATCAAGTTATACGAGGGAATTCACCATCAAGGGACCAGCCCATTAATTATTATTCAAGAATCATGGATGCCACTTTTTAAAGAGAAAGATAAGATGGCGCTTGGACTCGAATTGTTGTTATTACTGTACCGCGACCGGTTACACCTTACGCTTGATGAGAACTACGAACCAATTTGTACTGCGCAAAAAGAAATGCTTGGACAAGATGCACTGCGCAAATCACTGTCCGAAACCACAGGGGAAATCGAGAAGATTCTCGCTGCGAAATCAAAACTGGATTCCAATATGAACACGCAACTTCTAATGGAGCAGTTAGTTCTGGAAATCCAAGGGAGGTAA
- a CDS encoding STAS domain-containing protein, translating into MNESNGSMELYLRAHTEEIINNWLSKIYENENTYTSFVYSPRYKDELRADSEQTADLIISYFTGKKAFFEKLDKWLDNMYARRMENEVPLPEVITTLDKLRREFVAAVGDFCIHNDEVSKCDFSSSMAMVNHGFDRINEAFSAMYYNDIVKHLEQQHRLIEEISTPVISITDKLAILPLMGRVDRDRADKLSEITANKCVQLGVEQLCIDLSGITSFDDALGEMLNNLVTVLKLLGVEAFISGIQPKMAQQINRVDLNLSITAYHSLKAVLQDQTRTI; encoded by the coding sequence ATGAATGAATCGAACGGAAGTATGGAACTGTATTTAAGGGCTCATACCGAAGAAATTATTAACAATTGGTTATCAAAAATTTATGAAAATGAAAATACGTATACTAGCTTTGTTTACTCGCCACGTTACAAAGATGAACTACGTGCTGACAGTGAACAAACAGCTGATCTAATCATTTCTTATTTCACTGGTAAAAAAGCTTTCTTTGAAAAACTGGATAAATGGCTCGATAACATGTACGCACGCCGTATGGAAAATGAAGTACCACTACCTGAAGTTATTACTACCTTGGATAAACTACGCCGGGAATTTGTAGCTGCGGTTGGCGACTTTTGTATTCATAATGATGAAGTGTCTAAATGCGACTTTTCATCAAGCATGGCGATGGTTAACCACGGATTTGACCGAATCAACGAGGCCTTCTCGGCAATGTACTACAATGACATCGTTAAACATTTAGAACAACAACACCGCTTAATTGAAGAAATTAGCACACCAGTCATTTCAATTACTGACAAATTGGCGATACTTCCTTTAATGGGACGAGTGGACCGTGATAGAGCAGACAAATTATCCGAAATCACAGCAAACAAATGTGTCCAACTTGGCGTGGAACAGCTTTGTATCGATTTGTCGGGAATTACATCTTTTGACGATGCGCTTGGAGAAATGCTCAACAACTTGGTAACCGTGCTCAAACTTCTTGGCGTTGAGGCGTTCATTTCTGGCATCCAACCAAAAATGGCACAACAGATTAATCGTGTTGACTTAAACCTATCTATAACAGCATATCATTCGTTGAAGGCTGTTTTGCAAGATCAAACTAGAACAATATGA
- a CDS encoding SpaA isopeptide-forming pilin-related protein, producing MGKNGNFLKKVGLALLSVLIVASTIFQTTIVKAATSYGSQFLNTVELLDKDGVPQTNFGYYDNMDVHYTWSIPNSTDVKAGDTMDFVLPSQLALATDLAFDVKDNKGQVVGTATVKRATNQVTLVFSDYVEKHSDIKGDLDFWTTFNQKIITGNETINLEFPLEYGTTGIDVGIGEKTPVSPTETLFKYGWVDANNPSLIHWVVRVNYAKANVPSAVFMDTIGAKQTLNFDSIKAFHGTYSADRVFTAGTPISSTNFSETSDGFRVVLGTLTDSVQISYTTTATDGGKSTQYDNTAKLMGIDFITKQTSTWTPASGGGGDADGTTGSVTLTKEDAKTKATLTGAEFKLVDSKGTILRENIATDANGQLSIADLKFDTYQLIETKAPLGYKLNSTPVEFTIGENNKAITVTKENTLNTGSVELTKLDATTKATLAGATFELQDKDGNTLQTGLTTDGNGVLTVTDLVPGTYQFVETNAPIGYEIDTSPVIFEIVASETDQPVKVTKENTPETPTPPIPVPPVPNEPTIPPAKPEVPVTPNKPEPSKESPKSTEPSTTIKLPKTGDTPLVNGWGILLVAISAGGLIALRRK from the coding sequence ATGGGTAAAAATGGAAACTTTCTCAAAAAAGTAGGGTTAGCATTACTAAGTGTTTTAATCGTTGCTAGTACCATCTTCCAAACGACAATTGTAAAAGCGGCAACAAGTTATGGCTCACAATTTTTAAACACAGTAGAACTTTTAGATAAAGATGGTGTACCACAAACCAATTTTGGCTACTACGACAACATGGATGTACATTACACATGGTCTATTCCTAATTCGACAGACGTAAAAGCAGGCGACACAATGGATTTCGTTTTGCCAAGTCAATTAGCTCTGGCAACTGATCTCGCTTTTGACGTGAAAGATAATAAAGGACAAGTAGTTGGGACGGCCACTGTAAAAAGAGCAACCAATCAAGTAACGCTCGTTTTCAGTGATTATGTAGAAAAACATTCCGATATTAAAGGTGACCTAGATTTCTGGACCACTTTTAATCAAAAAATTATTACTGGAAATGAAACGATTAATTTGGAGTTTCCTCTTGAATATGGAACAACCGGAATAGACGTGGGAATTGGCGAGAAGACACCAGTTAGCCCAACAGAAACGCTATTCAAATACGGTTGGGTCGACGCTAATAATCCAAGTTTGATTCATTGGGTTGTTCGAGTGAACTACGCCAAAGCGAACGTTCCAAGTGCCGTTTTCATGGATACCATCGGCGCCAAACAAACATTAAATTTTGATTCTATCAAAGCGTTTCACGGAACTTATTCAGCAGACCGAGTATTTACAGCGGGCACGCCGATTTCCAGCACCAATTTTTCTGAAACGAGCGATGGATTTAGAGTAGTTTTAGGAACTCTAACTGATTCCGTGCAAATTTCTTATACAACAACCGCGACAGATGGCGGGAAGTCCACTCAGTACGATAATACCGCTAAATTAATGGGAATCGATTTTATCACGAAACAAACATCCACTTGGACGCCAGCATCAGGAGGTGGCGGTGACGCGGACGGCACAACTGGTTCCGTCACACTTACGAAAGAAGATGCGAAAACAAAGGCAACTCTTACAGGCGCAGAGTTCAAACTGGTAGATTCAAAAGGTACTATTTTACGAGAAAACATTGCAACGGATGCAAACGGGCAACTGAGTATTGCAGACCTGAAATTTGATACCTACCAACTAATCGAAACAAAAGCCCCGCTAGGCTACAAACTTAATTCGACACCAGTAGAATTCACTATTGGCGAAAATAACAAAGCAATTACCGTGACAAAAGAAAACACGCTCAACACCGGCTCTGTAGAACTAACAAAACTAGATGCCACAACAAAAGCAACCCTAGCAGGAGCGACATTCGAATTACAAGATAAAGACGGAAATACATTACAAACCGGCTTAACTACGGATGGAAATGGCGTCCTAACAGTAACAGATTTAGTACCAGGAACTTACCAATTTGTAGAAACCAACGCCCCAATTGGTTATGAAATCGATACTAGTCCAGTCATTTTCGAAATCGTAGCTAGCGAGACCGACCAACCAGTAAAAGTAACAAAAGAAAACACGCCAGAGACACCAACACCACCAATTCCAGTGCCACCAGTACCAAATGAACCGACTATACCACCAGCAAAACCAGAAGTACCAGTCACACCTAACAAACCAGAACCTAGCAAAGAAAGTCCAAAATCAACCGAACCAAGCACAACCATAAAACTTCCAAAAACCGGCGATACACCACTTGTTAATGGATGGGGAATACTACTCGTAGCCATTTCAGCGGGCGGATTAATTGCCCTTAGAAGAAAATAA
- the yidA gene encoding sugar-phosphatase — protein MYKIIAIDIDGTLLNDAHEITPAVRESIKAAKDKGVKVVLCTGRPLAGIKKSLIELDLLDAGDYAITFNGAVVLETASEKTLADITLNKTELEEIYAFCHAENVNVTYFDGKNMYVPSRKITEITCQDSLLLQTPLYHLPVEEAPESIHVSKVMLLDSPEKITDVIRKLPETIKQKFYVVRSVPYNLEFLQKGVNKGSALASLAEKLGVDQSEVMSIGDQENDATMIEYAGMGVAMGNATEHIKEIANYTTTTNNEDGVAQAIQMLVLNR, from the coding sequence ATGTATAAAATTATTGCGATAGATATTGATGGTACGTTATTAAATGACGCGCACGAAATCACACCAGCAGTGCGTGAGTCTATTAAAGCAGCAAAAGATAAAGGGGTAAAAGTAGTATTATGTACGGGTCGTCCGCTCGCGGGAATTAAAAAAAGCTTAATCGAACTAGATCTTTTAGATGCCGGCGACTACGCGATTACATTTAACGGTGCGGTTGTTTTAGAAACAGCCTCCGAAAAAACTTTAGCTGATATTACCTTAAATAAAACAGAGCTAGAAGAAATTTATGCATTTTGTCATGCGGAAAATGTAAATGTCACTTATTTTGATGGAAAAAACATGTACGTACCAAGCCGTAAAATCACTGAAATCACTTGTCAGGACTCATTATTATTACAAACGCCACTCTATCATTTGCCAGTGGAGGAAGCGCCAGAGTCTATCCATGTATCGAAAGTAATGCTATTAGACTCACCTGAGAAAATCACGGATGTTATTCGAAAATTACCAGAAACAATCAAACAAAAATTTTACGTGGTTCGGAGCGTCCCATACAATTTAGAATTCTTGCAAAAAGGTGTCAATAAAGGGTCGGCACTTGCAAGCTTAGCTGAAAAATTGGGTGTGGATCAAAGTGAAGTTATGAGTATTGGCGACCAAGAAAACGATGCGACGATGATTGAATATGCTGGAATGGGTGTTGCGATGGGGAATGCGACAGAGCATATTAAAGAAATCGCGAACTATACGACAACTACTAATAATGAAGATGGTGTAGCTCAAGCAATTCAAATGCTCGTTCTCAATCGTTAG
- a CDS encoding ATP-dependent DNA helicase, whose protein sequence is MKKVQISVRRLVEFVQRSGSIDSRMTSSDRALEGTKIHQLLQKEAGEEYVAEVRLNIDRVVDGVAFSLDGRADGIINEQMIDEIKTTETPMEEITEDFRPLHWAQLICYGFMLAEKSDLAEVTLQLTYYQVTDKEVKQFQRVMSREEMSTFVDDLLSKYAIWAKAAAAWEMKRNKTIQELTFPYDSYRNGQRELAIAVYRTVSSEESLFCEAPTGIGKTMSTLFPGVKAMGEGKTDKLFYFTAKTITRQVAEDALDEMRRKGLAARSVTITAKDKICFLDERKCEPDHCQFARGYYDRLNEALFDMLQSEEAITRPVVEGYARKYTLCPFELSLDVALFCDVIVCDYNYLFDPVVYLKRFFAEGPGKYTFLVDEVHNLVDRARSMYSATLRKSLVMQVKRGLDKKLNKRLLNSVNAMNKEMIAVNKKLTDLGETIHVEKEKLADWNDAVLKFTFVAKEWLPQNTQSESQADVLELYFESLRYLAIAEFYDERYVTQITSCRGDLDIKQLCLDPAFLLSEKLKLGSSSVLFSATLRPIDYYANVLGGEKDTSRMMFASPFKQKNMHLLVADYISTKYQMRETSLEAVVDALYALASGKTGNYLFFFPSFLYLQNVYDLFNEKYPDVRVRKQETAMDEEQREHFLGEFQAGNEETLVGFCVLGGVFSEGIDLRGERLIGAAIVGVGLAQLNHESDLIKDYYNKTIGRGFDYAYQIPGMNKVLQAVGRVIRGESDRGVVLLIEERFSADRYRALFPAHWNHAKTVKSTQEISREVNGFWQNS, encoded by the coding sequence ATGAAAAAAGTGCAGATTTCAGTGAGGCGGTTAGTCGAGTTTGTTCAGAGAAGCGGTAGTATTGATAGCCGAATGACTAGTTCAGACCGCGCCTTAGAAGGAACAAAAATTCATCAATTACTCCAAAAAGAAGCGGGAGAAGAATACGTTGCAGAAGTCCGGTTGAACATTGACCGAGTAGTGGATGGGGTTGCCTTTTCACTCGATGGCCGCGCAGATGGCATTATTAACGAACAAATGATAGATGAAATTAAAACAACCGAAACGCCAATGGAAGAAATTACCGAAGATTTCCGGCCGCTTCACTGGGCGCAACTGATTTGTTACGGATTTATGCTCGCCGAAAAGTCGGATTTGGCAGAAGTTACGCTACAATTAACGTATTATCAAGTAACTGATAAAGAAGTAAAACAATTTCAACGTGTCATGAGCCGCGAAGAAATGAGTACTTTTGTAGACGATTTACTTTCAAAATACGCGATTTGGGCAAAAGCAGCGGCGGCGTGGGAAATGAAGCGAAATAAAACGATTCAAGAATTAACTTTTCCATATGATAGCTATAGAAATGGGCAAAGAGAGCTTGCGATTGCGGTATATCGGACTGTATCTTCGGAAGAGAGTTTGTTTTGTGAAGCTCCAACTGGCATTGGCAAAACGATGTCGACTTTATTCCCGGGAGTTAAGGCAATGGGCGAAGGGAAAACCGATAAATTATTCTACTTCACGGCAAAAACGATTACACGACAAGTTGCCGAAGATGCACTTGATGAAATGCGCCGCAAAGGTCTAGCTGCCAGAAGTGTGACAATTACAGCGAAAGACAAGATTTGCTTTTTAGACGAGCGGAAATGCGAGCCGGATCATTGCCAATTTGCGCGTGGTTATTATGATCGTTTGAATGAAGCTTTGTTTGATATGCTGCAGTCGGAAGAAGCGATTACGCGGCCGGTTGTAGAGGGATATGCCCGAAAATACACGCTTTGTCCGTTTGAATTGTCGCTCGATGTGGCGCTTTTTTGTGATGTGATTGTTTGCGATTATAATTATTTATTTGATCCGGTCGTCTATTTAAAGCGTTTTTTTGCAGAAGGCCCGGGAAAATATACATTTTTAGTAGATGAAGTGCATAATTTAGTAGACCGCGCACGCTCGATGTATTCAGCCACGCTACGAAAATCGCTGGTAATGCAAGTGAAACGCGGCCTGGATAAAAAATTAAACAAACGCTTATTAAATTCGGTAAATGCAATGAATAAAGAAATGATTGCGGTCAATAAAAAGCTAACAGATTTAGGCGAAACGATTCACGTAGAAAAAGAGAAGTTGGCTGATTGGAACGATGCAGTATTGAAATTCACATTTGTAGCGAAAGAATGGCTGCCGCAAAATACTCAGTCGGAATCACAAGCAGATGTGCTGGAACTTTACTTTGAAAGCCTGAGATACCTGGCAATTGCAGAGTTTTACGATGAGCGCTATGTTACGCAAATTACGAGTTGCCGTGGCGATTTAGACATAAAACAGCTATGCTTGGACCCAGCTTTCCTACTATCAGAAAAGCTCAAACTCGGAAGTAGCTCGGTGCTCTTTTCAGCAACACTTCGACCAATCGATTACTATGCGAATGTTCTTGGCGGAGAAAAAGATACGAGCCGAATGATGTTCGCTTCCCCTTTTAAGCAAAAAAATATGCACTTACTTGTAGCCGATTATATAAGCACAAAATATCAAATGCGCGAAACAAGTCTAGAGGCTGTCGTGGATGCTCTATATGCTCTAGCTTCTGGAAAAACTGGAAACTATTTATTTTTCTTCCCATCCTTCCTATATTTACAAAATGTATACGACTTATTTAACGAAAAATACCCAGATGTCCGGGTACGGAAACAAGAAACTGCGATGGATGAAGAGCAGCGGGAGCATTTTTTGGGAGAGTTTCAAGCTGGAAATGAAGAAACACTCGTTGGGTTTTGCGTTTTAGGAGGCGTTTTTTCTGAGGGGATTGACCTTCGTGGTGAGCGGCTGATTGGTGCGGCGATTGTGGGCGTGGGCCTTGCGCAATTGAATCATGAATCGGATTTAATTAAAGATTATTATAATAAGACGATTGGGCGGGGCTTTGATTATGCCTACCAAATTCCGGGGATGAATAAGGTGCTTCAAGCTGTTGGGCGCGTTATTCGCGGAGAATCGGACCGCGGAGTTGTGTTACTCATAGAAGAACGTTTTTCCGCCGACCGCTACAGAGCATTATTCCCAGCGCATTGGAACCATGCAAAAACGGTGAAGAGCACGCAAGAAATCTCTCGCGAAGTGAATGGATTTTGGCAGAACAGCTAA
- a CDS encoding Crp/Fnr family transcriptional regulator, translating into MQKTLYNYQEFIRLSHEGKIAYEKVEVPKNASLLTEKADVDNYIYLVVDGYIALLLNDGKEHSKIYSIQGKGTFLNYFTLLDQSNNRFNFKTLSKCSLYKYSKIDMEYFLSMFPENFGFQFFIMKNQTAHVYFKSLMASSPASEKLKITFSNMALLHGSTVDNHTVVLPQEIKTSHLLSYSNLSKSCFYKDLQALKLTNQIEKKEKNWIIHNEELCTAILNGETSI; encoded by the coding sequence ATGCAAAAGACTTTATATAATTACCAAGAATTCATTCGTCTGTCCCATGAAGGAAAAATAGCTTATGAAAAAGTTGAAGTACCAAAAAACGCCAGCTTATTAACAGAAAAAGCTGACGTTGATAATTACATTTACCTTGTAGTCGATGGGTATATCGCTTTGCTTTTGAATGATGGTAAAGAGCACTCGAAAATTTACTCTATTCAAGGCAAAGGAACATTTTTAAATTATTTCACTTTACTGGATCAAAGTAATAATCGTTTTAATTTTAAAACACTTTCTAAATGCTCGCTTTATAAGTATTCTAAAATCGATATGGAGTATTTTCTTTCCATGTTTCCTGAGAATTTTGGGTTTCAATTTTTCATTATGAAAAACCAGACTGCTCACGTTTACTTTAAAAGTTTAATGGCGAGTAGTCCGGCTTCCGAAAAACTTAAGATCACCTTTTCAAATATGGCTCTGCTTCATGGTTCAACTGTAGATAATCACACTGTTGTGCTACCTCAAGAGATTAAAACAAGCCATCTACTTTCTTATAGTAATCTTTCGAAAAGCTGTTTTTATAAAGATTTACAAGCACTAAAGCTAACGAACCAGATTGAAAAGAAAGAGAAAAACTGGATTATCCATAATGAAGAACTCTGTACGGCGATACTAAATGGTGAAACTTCTATCTGA
- a CDS encoding metal ABC transporter permease — translation MEMFLYGFMQRAFQASMIIAIIAPLLGVFLIIRRQSLMADTLSHVSLAGVAFGLILNVNPSITTLIVVVIAALGIEYLRGVYATYSELSIAILMAGGLAVALVLMSLDQGGMTTSVQQYLFGSIVTISKAQVQLLVILGVAIVVLFLVFKRFMFVLTFSEDVAVAEGVPVRLISLLFSVVTGITIAVIMPIAGALLVSALIILPAAIGMRISKGFLMCVISAILIGLVGMFSGLVSSYQLGTPPGATITLMFIVLFVISTLILKVVRK, via the coding sequence ATGGAAATGTTTCTCTATGGATTTATGCAAAGAGCCTTCCAAGCATCAATGATTATCGCTATTATTGCACCTCTTTTAGGCGTTTTCTTAATTATACGCAGACAGTCACTTATGGCTGACACGTTGTCGCATGTATCGCTTGCGGGCGTTGCTTTTGGGTTGATTTTAAATGTGAATCCAAGTATCACGACGCTGATTGTAGTTGTGATTGCGGCGCTTGGAATTGAGTATTTACGAGGGGTTTATGCAACTTATTCGGAGTTATCGATTGCGATATTAATGGCTGGGGGACTTGCTGTCGCGCTTGTTCTGATGAGTCTAGATCAAGGCGGAATGACAACGAGTGTGCAACAATACTTATTTGGCTCGATTGTGACAATAAGTAAGGCGCAAGTGCAGCTATTAGTCATTTTGGGAGTAGCTATCGTAGTACTATTTCTCGTGTTTAAACGGTTTATGTTTGTGCTTACTTTCAGTGAAGATGTTGCGGTTGCAGAGGGAGTTCCGGTGCGTTTGATTTCGCTGTTATTCAGTGTAGTGACTGGGATTACGATTGCGGTCATTATGCCAATTGCGGGCGCTTTACTTGTCTCCGCACTAATCATACTTCCAGCAGCAATCGGCATGCGCATTTCAAAGGGATTCCTGATGTGTGTTATAAGTGCCATTCTAATTGGTTTAGTTGGGATGTTTTCAGGCCTTGTATCCTCTTACCAACTAGGAACCCCACCAGGCGCAACAATTACCTTAATGTTTATTGTTCTTTTCGTTATTTCGACACTTATTTTAAAAGTGGTTCGTAAGTAA